A stretch of the Terriglobia bacterium genome encodes the following:
- a CDS encoding pyridoxal-dependent decarboxylase translates to MERQPKKKRGSLPTLDFSEGDLKFAFREAAAVTKDYFNSVNEWRVFPQVHGKHLRRVIRKRLPQGPTSPREVIREFRETILANARHNLHPRFFGYVSSSGNPVGVMADLLTSTINQNVTAWRSAPSAVETELLAIDWIKEILGYPRDAIGMFMSGGSLATLQALAIAREVKAGKDVSRNGMQALGHPRMTLYMSEQGHMSIPKSAALLGLGRSSVRTVSVDHAFRMELSDLEKQIAQDRRRGHRPFCVVASAGTVNTGAIDDLEGVARICRREGLWFHVDGAYGGFAALVPAIRNRFRGIEKADSVSLDPHKWLYQPLDAGCILVRDRRHAYRTFSGSGEYAKVIAGIPGEDFAFFEHGIELSRRFRALKIWMAFRCYGARLLAACIEKNLNMAQVLGSLVTANEYLEILAPIELSIVCFRYVPIAVRKAYARRGPAQKHKLDQRLNRLNEAIVTQLQRGGKAYLSNAVLNGRFALRGCILSYRTEERDLKILIDEVVRIGQRCEKKF, encoded by the coding sequence TTGGAACGTCAACCGAAAAAGAAGCGTGGATCACTGCCCACGCTTGATTTCAGCGAAGGAGATTTGAAATTCGCATTCCGTGAGGCTGCGGCGGTCACGAAGGACTATTTCAACTCGGTTAACGAATGGCGGGTGTTTCCTCAAGTCCATGGTAAGCACCTTCGCCGCGTGATCCGAAAACGATTGCCGCAGGGGCCCACGTCCCCCAGGGAGGTGATCCGGGAATTTCGTGAAACAATCCTTGCGAATGCGCGACACAACCTGCACCCAAGATTCTTCGGGTACGTGTCTTCCTCCGGAAACCCCGTCGGCGTGATGGCCGACCTTCTGACTTCCACCATTAATCAGAACGTGACAGCCTGGCGATCAGCCCCTTCGGCGGTCGAAACCGAATTGCTTGCGATTGACTGGATCAAAGAGATCCTGGGGTATCCCAGAGACGCGATCGGCATGTTCATGAGCGGTGGGTCGTTGGCCACTCTCCAGGCCCTGGCGATCGCCCGGGAGGTGAAGGCAGGCAAGGATGTCTCCAGGAATGGGATGCAGGCGCTGGGTCATCCTCGAATGACCCTTTACATGTCTGAACAGGGTCACATGTCGATACCGAAGTCGGCGGCGCTGCTTGGGCTAGGGAGATCCTCCGTTCGCACCGTCTCGGTTGATCACGCCTTCAGGATGGAGCTCTCCGATTTGGAAAAGCAGATTGCACAGGATAGGCGGCGGGGCCATCGTCCCTTCTGTGTGGTGGCCAGTGCGGGCACGGTGAATACGGGTGCGATCGACGATCTTGAGGGGGTGGCGAGAATCTGCCGGCGTGAGGGTTTGTGGTTTCACGTGGATGGCGCCTATGGAGGATTTGCAGCCCTTGTGCCAGCCATCCGGAATCGCTTTCGCGGAATCGAAAAGGCGGATTCCGTCTCGCTGGATCCCCACAAGTGGCTCTACCAACCTCTCGACGCGGGTTGTATCCTGGTCCGTGATCGCCGCCATGCTTATCGGACCTTCAGTGGGAGCGGTGAATACGCCAAGGTGATCGCCGGAATTCCGGGCGAGGACTTCGCCTTCTTTGAGCACGGAATCGAACTGTCTCGGCGCTTTCGAGCCCTTAAAATCTGGATGGCGTTCAGGTGTTACGGCGCCCGGCTCCTCGCCGCATGCATTGAAAAGAATTTGAACATGGCCCAGGTGCTGGGGTCGCTGGTCACGGCCAATGAATATCTCGAAATTCTTGCTCCGATCGAACTCTCCATTGTTTGCTTTCGATACGTCCCAATCGCGGTTCGAAAGGCGTATGCTCGCAGGGGCCCCGCTCAAAAGCACAAGCTGGATCAACGGTTGAACCGGCTGAACGAAGCGATCGTGACTCAACTTCAACGCGGGGGGAAGGCTTATCTCTCAAACGCCGTCCTCAACGGCCGCTTCGCCTTACGGGGCTGCATTCTTTCTTACCGCACGGAGGAGCGGGACTTGAAGATTCTTATCGATGAGGTTGTTCGAATAGGTCAACGCTGCGAGAAGAAGTTTTAG
- a CDS encoding TolC family protein, with protein MSDRKGHFRQAYQPLVSLTFVLLTLIFLPGHNSYPQAVPASSSQASPPLTLRQAVELALQNNSSLKAAHEGLAMAQQKVPQAVSRYLPEVNFDESLTRGNNPVYVFGSLLNQRQFGPENFSISSLNRPDALDNFQAKLSVQQVLYDAGKIRGAISQAKLGEKMAQQDVEKTRQELIFRVVRAYTMHLLARSGQEVAEDAVKTAEASSEKAASMYQSGMIVESDRLAAQVFLARMQEELLKAKNQVALSRASLNFEMGLPVDNPIEIAAGLNEVRFDSEPQDSLFKQALERRPDYVQTVLMKDIARKGVGIARAEFLPQIGVFGSWEADSQNFADRGGNNWIVGARLHLNLFRGRGDKAQLEEAKANLERSMAMNNFISAAVRLQVKQTVLDLDSTRQRIEVTQSAIGQAEETLRIVQNRYGAGLTTITELLRAQTDLTQTRTAYFQALYEHRIAKANAELASGVLDVQSQVLNQ; from the coding sequence ATGTCCGACCGCAAAGGTCATTTCAGGCAGGCTTATCAACCTCTCGTGTCTCTCACCTTCGTATTATTGACCCTGATCTTCTTGCCTGGACACAATTCGTATCCGCAGGCTGTTCCCGCCTCCTCTTCTCAGGCTTCACCCCCGCTCACATTGCGTCAAGCCGTTGAACTCGCCCTCCAGAACAATTCCTCGCTCAAGGCTGCCCATGAAGGACTTGCAATGGCCCAGCAGAAGGTGCCGCAAGCAGTGTCGCGCTATCTTCCGGAAGTCAACTTCGACGAAAGTCTTACCCGGGGCAACAACCCGGTCTACGTTTTCGGAAGCCTCCTGAACCAGCGGCAATTCGGGCCGGAGAATTTCTCCATCTCGTCGCTGAACAGGCCGGACGCACTCGACAATTTCCAAGCCAAGCTCTCAGTTCAACAGGTCCTCTACGATGCCGGGAAGATTCGGGGGGCCATCTCGCAGGCCAAACTGGGAGAGAAAATGGCACAGCAGGATGTTGAGAAGACGCGCCAGGAATTGATCTTTCGAGTGGTCAGGGCCTACACGATGCATCTGCTTGCCCGCTCAGGCCAGGAGGTGGCTGAGGACGCCGTTAAGACCGCCGAGGCCTCCAGTGAGAAGGCGGCATCGATGTATCAGTCAGGCATGATTGTTGAATCCGACCGGCTGGCGGCCCAAGTCTTCCTCGCGCGGATGCAGGAGGAACTGCTCAAAGCGAAGAACCAGGTGGCTCTTTCCAGGGCGAGTCTTAACTTTGAAATGGGACTGCCGGTCGACAATCCAATCGAAATCGCGGCGGGTTTGAACGAAGTTCGATTTGATTCGGAGCCCCAGGATTCGCTTTTCAAACAAGCCCTTGAGCGCCGCCCCGACTATGTTCAGACCGTATTGATGAAGGACATTGCCCGGAAAGGTGTGGGAATCGCGCGAGCAGAGTTCCTCCCCCAGATCGGCGTTTTTGGGTCCTGGGAGGCAGACTCTCAAAACTTTGCGGACCGGGGAGGAAACAATTGGATTGTCGGGGCGAGGCTGCACTTGAACCTCTTTCGAGGGCGCGGCGATAAAGCTCAACTGGAGGAAGCCAAGGCCAACCTGGAACGATCCATGGCGATGAACAACTTTATCTCGGCCGCGGTGAGGTTGCAGGTCAAGCAGACGGTCCTGGACCTCGACAGCACCCGCCAGCGGATTGAGGTCACCCAGTCTGCCATTGGGCAGGCGGAGGAAACTTTGCGGATTGTTCAAAACCGGTATGGAGCCGGCTTGACCACCATCACCGAACTGCTGAGAGCCCAGACAGACCTGACACAGACGCGAACGGCATATTTCCAGGCACTCTACGAACACCGCATTGCCAAGGCCAACGCCGAGCTGGCATCGGGGGTCTTGGATGTGCAGTCCCAAGTTCTCAACCAATAG
- a CDS encoding efflux RND transporter periplasmic adaptor subunit, translating to MINKIIWALLGCTLVGGFFILISCGGEIKSGGAKVDHPAVTGVKAIPVQPQTVPEYFEGVGTVKSINTSVVSSKVMAAVREVRVKEGDRVHAGQVLMLLDDREGTAQLSKARAGTSEVQQALVEADQGIRAADANRQFAAATYNRFKDLYEKKSVSPHEFEEVESKYKGAQAAYQSMLARKEQIQAKEKQVNADTVTAQTLVSYSRITAPLDGIVTQKNVDVGTMAAPGVPLIVVEDTSNYRLEVAVEDAEINKVKLNDPVQVQIDALGPATIPGRVAEIVPASDPATRSNLVKVSLTMDRDKPGQRTSIRSGLYGKALFVVSQKKALLVPRKSIIQQGQLEGIFVVDGSDLAHLRLVKTGKAYGESLEVLAGLKAGEKVVVENVGIVRDGTQLR from the coding sequence ATGATTAACAAGATAATATGGGCGCTTCTGGGATGCACCCTCGTCGGGGGATTTTTCATACTGATCTCCTGTGGGGGCGAGATCAAATCCGGTGGAGCCAAGGTGGACCATCCGGCGGTTACCGGGGTGAAAGCCATCCCTGTTCAACCACAGACGGTCCCGGAGTACTTCGAGGGCGTCGGGACAGTGAAATCCATCAATACGAGTGTCGTTTCAAGCAAGGTCATGGCGGCAGTCCGTGAAGTCAGGGTGAAGGAAGGGGACCGGGTTCATGCCGGGCAGGTCCTGATGCTGCTCGACGATCGAGAGGGGACGGCACAGCTTTCCAAGGCGCGCGCCGGAACTTCGGAAGTTCAACAGGCCCTGGTCGAGGCCGATCAGGGGATCCGGGCAGCGGATGCGAATCGCCAGTTTGCCGCCGCTACCTACAATCGTTTCAAGGATCTATACGAGAAGAAATCGGTCAGCCCCCATGAATTTGAAGAAGTGGAATCCAAGTACAAGGGTGCGCAAGCGGCGTATCAGTCCATGCTGGCCCGCAAGGAGCAGATCCAGGCGAAGGAGAAGCAAGTGAACGCCGATACCGTCACAGCCCAGACCCTGGTGAGCTATTCCCGCATCACCGCGCCTTTGGACGGGATCGTGACGCAGAAGAATGTCGACGTCGGAACGATGGCCGCTCCAGGAGTGCCTTTGATCGTGGTGGAGGACACCTCAAACTATCGCCTTGAAGTAGCGGTGGAGGATGCAGAGATAAACAAGGTGAAATTAAACGACCCGGTTCAAGTGCAGATCGACGCCCTGGGACCCGCCACGATTCCCGGGCGGGTTGCGGAGATCGTTCCCGCCTCTGACCCCGCCACTCGCAGTAATCTGGTCAAAGTGAGCCTCACGATGGACCGGGACAAGCCGGGTCAACGGACCTCGATTCGCTCCGGATTGTATGGCAAAGCGCTGTTTGTCGTCAGTCAGAAAAAGGCGCTCCTAGTTCCCCGAAAATCGATCATCCAACAAGGCCAGCTCGAAGGGATTTTCGTGGTGGATGGATCTGATCTCGCCCATCTTCGCCTGGTCAAGACCGGTAAAGCGTATGGAGAGAGCCTCGAGGTTCTCGCGGGGCTGAAGGCTGGAGAGAAGGTGGTTGTGGAGAACGTCGGAATAGTCCGCGATGGAACTCAGTTGAGGTAG
- a CDS encoding efflux RND transporter permease subunit — protein sequence MKKEIGFAGRIAQTFIESKLTPLIIAASILLGVGAVILLPREEEPQIIVPMIDVMVQMPGASAKEVEERITKPMEKLIREVPGVEYVYSTSSPGVSMAIVRFYVGQKEEDSIVRLNQKMFAHFDLIPPGASPPLIKPRSIDDVPVLALTLWSERYDAFTMRRVAAQLHDQIKEVPDVSEVKIIGGQRRQLRVTLDPARMAAYNVAPALLVSALDQSNRQLQSGSFSSGNQEFLVQTGGFLHSLEDVERVVVGVSNNRPVYLRDVARIEDGPEEAGDYVFFGAGPAARSKGIESTTSSQPNPASVAPGSNPVPSSPFPAVTLSIAKRKGTNAITIAQEVIEKVGRLKGTLIPEDIHITTTRNYGETAREKSNELLFHMMLAILSVSALIWLTIGLRESGIVAIAIPVTLALTLAVFYLYGYTLNRITLFALIFSIGILVDDAIVIVENIVRHYRLPENEGRPVREVAVEAVDEVGNPTILATFTVIAAIVPMAFVSGLMGPYMRPIPIGASAAMIFSLLVAFVVTPWAGLRLLKRQGNHVHHQESWSTKLYRRVMSRLIHDPRRRFGFLLTVAVLLLAAFSLFAFKLVRVKMLPFDNKSEFQVIIDTPEGTTLEETAAVTREIGDYIATQPEVTDYEMYAGTASPYNFNGLVRHYFLRRGPHTADIQVNLVSKGDRSAQSHDIAKRLRPRIVQIADHYHARVKVAEVPPGPPVLQTLVAEVYGPDYKRQTEIARQIRDIFDRTPGVVDVDWYMEGDQTQYRFVIDKEKAALNGVTAEQIASTLRIAVEGMNAGLLHQPQDKEDVPIQLRLPAAERSSTDDLKSLKVMGFQGKLVPLGELVHIEEGLGDKSIYHKNLMPVVYVTGDVAGQEESPVYAILKLNKAIDQMKLPEGYTLGRYVAHQPFIADKYSLKWDGEWHITYEVFRDLGLAFAAVLVLIYILVVGWFQSFKTPLAIMAAIPFSLVGILPAHALMGAFFTATSMIGFIAGAGIVVRNSIILVDFIELRLNQGMPLREAVIEAGAVRFRPMMLTAAAVIIGSAVILFDPIFQGLAISLMAGEVASLLLSRMTVPIVYFLSERKKWEHAQS from the coding sequence ATGAAAAAGGAAATCGGGTTCGCTGGAAGGATCGCCCAGACATTCATCGAGTCCAAGCTCACCCCGCTCATCATCGCGGCTTCCATCCTGTTGGGTGTCGGCGCGGTCATCCTCCTCCCGCGGGAAGAGGAGCCACAGATCATCGTCCCCATGATTGACGTCATGGTCCAGATGCCCGGCGCCTCGGCCAAGGAGGTCGAGGAACGGATTACCAAGCCGATGGAGAAACTGATCCGCGAGGTACCGGGGGTCGAGTATGTATATTCGACCTCATCGCCGGGTGTCTCCATGGCGATCGTCCGGTTCTATGTCGGTCAGAAGGAAGAAGACAGCATTGTCCGGCTGAACCAGAAAATGTTCGCCCATTTTGATCTGATCCCTCCGGGGGCGAGCCCGCCCCTGATCAAGCCGCGGTCCATTGACGACGTTCCGGTTCTGGCGCTGACGCTTTGGAGTGAGCGGTACGATGCCTTTACTATGCGCCGCGTGGCCGCACAACTCCACGATCAAATCAAGGAGGTTCCCGATGTCTCCGAAGTGAAAATCATCGGAGGGCAACGCCGCCAACTCCGGGTGACCCTGGACCCGGCCAGGATGGCCGCCTACAATGTGGCACCCGCCCTGTTGGTTTCCGCGCTGGATCAATCCAACCGTCAACTGCAATCCGGTAGCTTCTCTTCTGGAAATCAGGAGTTTCTGGTCCAGACCGGCGGGTTTTTACATTCCTTGGAGGACGTGGAGCGTGTTGTGGTCGGGGTATCCAACAATCGCCCTGTCTACCTGCGCGACGTAGCCCGGATCGAAGATGGGCCGGAGGAAGCCGGTGATTACGTGTTTTTCGGGGCGGGACCTGCCGCCCGATCCAAAGGGATCGAATCTACGACATCCTCGCAGCCGAATCCGGCCTCTGTGGCGCCCGGATCAAATCCGGTGCCCTCATCTCCATTCCCCGCGGTCACCCTTTCGATTGCCAAGCGCAAAGGGACCAACGCCATCACGATCGCCCAGGAAGTGATCGAAAAGGTGGGTCGTCTGAAGGGCACCTTGATCCCCGAGGACATTCACATCACGACGACCCGCAACTATGGGGAGACGGCGCGAGAGAAATCGAACGAGCTTCTGTTCCACATGATGCTCGCCATCCTCTCCGTTTCTGCCCTGATTTGGTTGACGATCGGACTGCGCGAATCAGGGATCGTGGCGATTGCAATCCCTGTCACCCTGGCACTGACCCTCGCGGTCTTCTATCTTTACGGCTACACGCTCAATCGAATCACGCTTTTCGCGTTGATCTTCTCCATAGGAATTCTGGTGGATGATGCGATTGTCATCGTCGAAAACATCGTCCGTCATTACCGTCTCCCGGAGAACGAGGGCCGACCAGTCCGCGAAGTCGCCGTCGAGGCCGTCGATGAAGTCGGAAACCCCACCATTCTGGCCACGTTTACGGTGATTGCCGCCATCGTTCCCATGGCCTTCGTCAGTGGGTTGATGGGTCCTTATATGCGGCCCATTCCCATTGGCGCCTCTGCCGCCATGATTTTTTCGCTGCTGGTGGCGTTTGTCGTCACCCCCTGGGCAGGCCTGCGGCTGCTCAAGCGCCAGGGAAATCATGTCCACCACCAGGAGAGTTGGTCGACGAAATTGTACCGGCGGGTCATGTCCCGATTGATTCATGATCCGCGGCGGCGGTTCGGATTCCTGTTGACCGTTGCCGTTTTGCTGCTGGCCGCATTCTCGCTCTTTGCATTCAAGCTCGTGCGCGTCAAGATGCTTCCCTTTGACAACAAGAGCGAGTTCCAGGTGATCATTGACACGCCGGAAGGAACGACCCTTGAAGAAACCGCTGCGGTGACTCGTGAGATTGGCGACTACATTGCCACTCAGCCGGAGGTGACGGATTATGAGATGTATGCCGGCACTGCGTCGCCCTACAACTTCAACGGCCTTGTCCGTCATTACTTCCTGCGCCGGGGCCCTCACACCGCCGACATTCAGGTCAACCTCGTTTCCAAGGGGGACCGAAGCGCTCAAAGTCACGACATCGCCAAGCGACTGCGCCCCCGGATTGTCCAGATCGCAGACCACTATCACGCGCGTGTGAAAGTGGCCGAAGTCCCGCCGGGCCCGCCCGTCCTACAAACGCTGGTGGCCGAAGTGTATGGCCCGGATTACAAACGCCAGACTGAAATCGCCCGCCAGATCCGGGACATCTTCGACCGGACGCCGGGCGTGGTGGATGTGGACTGGTACATGGAGGGGGATCAGACCCAGTACCGGTTCGTCATCGACAAAGAAAAAGCCGCGTTGAACGGCGTCACTGCGGAGCAGATCGCTTCCACGCTTCGCATCGCCGTCGAGGGAATGAACGCAGGATTGCTGCACCAGCCACAGGACAAAGAAGACGTGCCCATCCAATTGCGCTTGCCGGCGGCGGAACGATCGAGCACCGACGACCTGAAATCACTAAAGGTCATGGGCTTTCAGGGTAAGCTCGTGCCGCTGGGGGAACTGGTCCATATCGAGGAAGGACTGGGTGACAAGAGCATTTATCACAAGAATCTGATGCCTGTCGTCTATGTCACCGGAGATGTGGCGGGCCAGGAGGAGAGTCCGGTTTACGCCATTTTGAAATTGAACAAGGCGATTGACCAAATGAAACTGCCGGAAGGCTACACCCTGGGGCGATACGTCGCACACCAGCCTTTCATCGCCGACAAGTACTCCCTGAAATGGGACGGGGAGTGGCATATCACCTACGAGGTGTTCCGCGACCTTGGCTTGGCGTTTGCCGCAGTTCTCGTCCTCATTTATATCCTGGTAGTCGGATGGTTCCAATCGTTCAAGACTCCCCTGGCGATCATGGCCGCCATTCCCTTCTCGCTGGTGGGAATCTTGCCGGCACACGCGCTGATGGGGGCGTTTTTTACCGCGACCTCCATGATCGGTTTCATTGCAGGGGCCGGAATCGTGGTGCGCAATTCGATCATCCTCGTGGACTTCATCGAACTTCGCCTGAATCAGGGCATGCCGCTGCGCGAGGCCGTCATCGAGGCGGGAGCTGTTCGGTTCCGGCCCATGATGCTGACGGCTGCGGCCGTCATTATTGGATCTGCCGTGATTCTGTTTGATCCCATTTTCCAGGGTCTGGCCATATCCCTCATGGCCGGCGAGGTGGCTTCCCTGCTGCTCTCCCGGATGACGGTCCCCATCGTTTACTTCCTGAGCGAAAGGAAGAAATGGGAACACGCTCAATCATGA
- a CDS encoding OsmC family protein, producing MEPKKTFKIFHYNTQLRWSGERRGDLSSEGKPGLEIAAPPEFKGHPGLWTPEDLFVAAVEICTMTTFLAFASHKKLGLLQYESAAEGTLEHVEGKYQFTRVVVTPRITVATADEIPPAEQLIHEVEGACLISNSLKTHVEIQPVIVAEDPCLKPAVIA from the coding sequence ATGGAACCTAAAAAAACATTCAAGATATTTCACTACAACACACAACTCCGCTGGAGCGGTGAACGCCGGGGAGATTTATCAAGCGAGGGGAAGCCCGGGCTCGAAATCGCCGCGCCGCCGGAGTTTAAAGGACACCCCGGCCTATGGACGCCGGAAGACCTCTTTGTCGCCGCGGTCGAAATCTGCACCATGACGACGTTTCTGGCTTTTGCCAGTCACAAGAAGTTAGGCCTCCTTCAATACGAGAGTGCCGCGGAAGGCACGCTGGAACATGTGGAGGGTAAATACCAATTCACCCGGGTGGTTGTGACTCCGCGGATCACCGTAGCCACGGCTGATGAGATTCCCCCAGCGGAGCAGTTAATCCACGAGGTCGAGGGTGCGTGTTTGATCTCCAACTCCCTTAAGACGCACGTGGAGATTCAGCCGGTCATCGTCGCGGAAGACCCGTGCTTGAAGCCGGCGGTGATCGCGTAA
- a CDS encoding zf-HC2 domain-containing protein — MMRHTKKTRLQQSTRCKDLLRTVADYLDGELPQPLCVELETHIKKCQTCDCVIDALKKTLALYKRMPEIEIPPKTRRDLDHLLKKRCLGQSKN, encoded by the coding sequence ATGATGCGACATACAAAGAAAACCCGCCTGCAACAATCAACTCGCTGCAAGGACTTGCTCCGGACGGTTGCCGATTATCTTGACGGGGAGCTTCCACAGCCACTTTGTGTCGAACTCGAAACGCATATCAAGAAATGCCAAACCTGCGATTGCGTCATCGATGCCCTCAAGAAGACCCTGGCCTTGTACAAGAGGATGCCGGAGATCGAGATCCCCCCCAAAACGAGACGAGACCTTGACCACCTCCTGAAGAAGCGATGCCTGGGTCAGAGCAAGAATTAA
- a CDS encoding DUF2892 domain-containing protein has product MHLENWIRAIAGTFVLISLTLGYFVNPYWFLFTAFVGVNLIQSAFTHWCLMEKILMRLGVKPAPVMK; this is encoded by the coding sequence ATGCATTTGGAAAACTGGATCCGCGCGATTGCCGGAACCTTCGTGCTGATAAGCCTCACGCTAGGATATTTCGTGAATCCGTACTGGTTTCTCTTCACGGCCTTTGTAGGGGTTAACTTGATCCAGTCGGCTTTCACGCATTGGTGTCTGATGGAAAAGATCCTGATGAGACTGGGAGTCAAGCCGGCCCCTGTAATGAAGTGA
- a CDS encoding sigma-70 family RNA polymerase sigma factor has translation MVKAAVDETQLVKDAKAGKYEAFEVLVHRFERKIYNVAYRLTGSRDDAEDVLQETFLKAFENLRKFRGEASFYTWVMRIAVNATLIRFRKSRHPNTIPIDEIDDGSQEYLPRVVVRWEENPEQKYSRLENEQILRRAILRLPPIYRTVFWLRDVEEFSNAEVARMLKLSVFAVKSRLMRARLELREQLTSYYGRKGEQNKMRGPAHAHVLGD, from the coding sequence ATGGTCAAAGCAGCAGTCGATGAGACACAACTTGTCAAGGACGCCAAGGCGGGGAAGTACGAGGCGTTTGAAGTCCTCGTGCACCGTTTTGAGCGCAAGATCTATAATGTGGCCTATCGCTTGACCGGGAGCCGGGACGATGCCGAGGACGTTCTCCAAGAGACCTTCTTGAAGGCCTTTGAAAACCTCCGGAAGTTCCGGGGGGAAGCGAGTTTTTATACGTGGGTGATGAGGATTGCCGTCAACGCCACCTTGATTCGCTTTCGCAAGAGTAGGCATCCGAATACCATCCCGATTGACGAAATCGACGACGGCTCCCAGGAGTATCTTCCCAGAGTGGTGGTGAGGTGGGAGGAGAATCCGGAGCAAAAATATTCGCGGTTGGAGAATGAACAGATTCTGCGGCGGGCCATCCTGAGGCTGCCCCCCATCTATCGAACCGTGTTCTGGTTGCGCGATGTGGAGGAGTTTTCAAACGCTGAGGTGGCACGCATGCTGAAGTTGTCGGTCTTTGCAGTAAAATCAAGATTGATGCGTGCTCGATTGGAACTTCGCGAACAGTTGACCTCATACTATGGGAGGAAGGGCGAACAAAACAAGATGCGAGGTCCTGCTCATGCCCATGTCCTGGGGGACTGA
- a CDS encoding OsmC family protein, which translates to MATETSVKWIDGNQFVGIPTSGHGMVIDADRTRNSGIGPMELLLLGLGGCTGTDVINILRKKRENVTGLEIKIRGERAPTAPTVYTEIHIHYVVYGVQIKEKSVEDAIHLSETKYCGAAAMLGKTARMSFDYEIQQGKPEAAGTAEGAPRE; encoded by the coding sequence ATGGCGACGGAGACTTCAGTCAAATGGATCGATGGAAATCAGTTCGTCGGAATCCCCACGAGCGGCCATGGGATGGTCATTGATGCCGACCGGACCCGCAACTCGGGGATCGGCCCGATGGAGCTGTTGCTCCTAGGATTGGGGGGCTGCACCGGCACTGACGTCATTAACATCCTGCGCAAGAAACGCGAAAACGTGACCGGGCTGGAAATCAAGATTCGGGGGGAGCGCGCTCCAACCGCTCCTACCGTTTATACTGAAATCCACATCCATTACGTTGTCTATGGTGTTCAAATCAAGGAGAAGTCCGTCGAGGACGCCATTCACTTATCCGAAACAAAGTATTGCGGGGCGGCCGCAATGCTGGGGAAAACAGCCCGGATGTCGTTTGATTACGAAATCCAGCAGGGGAAGCCCGAGGCGGCCGGGACAGCCGAAGGAGCTCCGAGGGAATAA
- a CDS encoding zinc ribbon domain-containing protein has protein sequence MPLFEYKCARCQHAFEKLILSSGVNKPKCPKCHSSKTEQLFSTFSAGKEGRSQAAAGGCGGARFT, from the coding sequence ATGCCGTTGTTCGAATATAAATGCGCCCGATGCCAACATGCCTTTGAAAAGTTAATTCTCTCTTCAGGAGTCAACAAACCCAAGTGCCCAAAGTGTCACAGCAGCAAGACGGAGCAACTATTCTCGACGTTCAGCGCAGGGAAGGAAGGTCGCAGTCAGGCAGCGGCGGGCGGCTGCGGCGGGGCACGGTTCACTTGA